TCCGGTCGATCGTCGTGTGACCGGCCTTCCGGAAGTACCAGCCGCGTTCGAGGGCGTTCGCGAGCCGATCGGCCACGATCTGGGCGTTCAGGTCCGGCTCCTCGACCTCCTGCACGTCGATCTGTGGATCTTCGAGGTTGAACCGATCCTCGAGTTCGGTCGTGATCTTCCGGATGTTCTTTCCGCCCTTGCCGATGACCATGCCGGGCTTTTCCGCTTCGAGGACGATCTGGGTCCCCATCGGCGTGTGGGCGACTTCCATGCCGCCGTAGCCCGCACGGGCGAGTTCGTCCGCGAAGAACTCGTCGATCTGGGAGCGCTGTAGCCCCTGCTCGATGAATTCGAGTTCGTCTGCCATTATTGCTCACCTGCCTCCGGATCGACGACGATCATCTCGACGTCGACTTGGGTCGTGTTCCAGGGCGAGGCCCGCCCGAACGCGCGAGGCTTTCGTCCCTCCTGCTCGCCGACCTTGTGGGCGGCGACGTGGGCGATCTCCATCTCGGCGGGCTCGTGCCCGGCCTGTTCGGCGTTGTTGGAGACGTTCCCCAAAAGCGATTGGAAGGCCGCGGTGGCCTTCTCGGGGTATCGACCGGCGTCCCAGCCGTCGATGTCCCCGCGGTGACCGACACCGCTGTTGTGCTGTTTGAACGGCACGGACTGCTCGCCGGCCGCCACCGCTTCGAGGTACGCTTCGGCCTCCTCGACGGTCCGCCCTTTGATGGCACGGGCGATGGCCTTGCTGTGCTTCAGGCTCATAGGCCGATCGCGGAGCATCCCCTTCGCGGAGGACTCCGGATCGACGTCGACGCTGTAACTGATTCCCATGCTCATTTCAGTGGCACGAACTTCGAAGAGCGGGTCGCGCCGATGCCCGCCTGCCCGTGCTCGACCTGTGTCCGGGTCTGCTGGAACTCGCCGAGGTAGTGCCCGAGCATCTCGGGTTCGACCTTGACGCGTTCGAAGCTCTGTCCGGTGTACACGGCAAACGTCAGGCCCACGAACTCCGGAACCACCGGCATATCACGCAGGTGGGTCCGGATCGGGTCGTCGGCCGTCTGTTCGGGTTCAGCGTCTCGCGCCTCGGCGAGCAACTTCTCGTGTTCCGTGGACAGGCCACGGGTGATAGTTCGCCGCTGTCGTGCGGGAAGCAGTTCCGCGACCTCCTCGAGAGCCATCTCCTGCAACTCCTCTAGTTCGTAGCCGCGATAGGTGAATGCCTCGTCCTCGCGGCCGGTGCGTAGTTCGCTCATGTTAGTTCCCTCCGCGGCCGGTTCGTCGTGATCCGATGTCGCCGACCTTGCGACCCGGCGGGGCGTTCTTCGAGACGCTCTTCGGGCGTCCCGGGTGCTGTCGGCCGCCACCACCGAACGGGTGGTCGACGGCGTTCATCGCGACCCCGCGAACCCGCGGCCACTTCGTGCCGCGGGATTTCATTTTGTGATGTTTCTTCCCTGCCTTGACGAAGGGCTTCTCGGTCCGACCGCCACCGGCGACGACGCCGATGGTCGCCCGGCAGTCCGGGGAGAGCCGTTTGACCTCGTCACTCGGGAGCTTGACGACCGTCGCGTCCCGTTCGTGGGTGACCAGGTCGGCGCTGACCCCGGAGGCCCGGGCGTACTTCCCGCCGTCGCCCGGCTGGGCTTCGACGTTGACGATCGGAACCCCTTCGGGGATCTCCGCCAGGGGCAGCGTGTTGCCCGGTTCGATGGCGGCGGAGACGCCGACCTCGATCCGGTCGCCGACCCCGATCCCTTCCGGCGCCAGGACCAGTCGCTCGTCGCCGTCTTCGAAGGCAACGCGAGCGACGGGGGCACTCCGGGCGGGGTCGTGTTCGATGTCCGTGACCTCGCCGACGAGGAGATCGCCCTCCTCCTCGACCTTGTGGGAGAGTTCCGCTTTGTACCGATGGGAGGGGGCCCGGAACGTCGAGGTCCCGCGGCCGCGTCGTTGTCCCTGAATGCGTCGTCCCATCTCAGAACACCCCGATTCTGGAGGCGACGTCCTGTGCGTCGTCGTCCTCCGAGAGCGTCACGATTGCTTTCTTCGTCCCGTTCATGGTGATCATCGTGTTGACGTCCAGTACGGACACGTCATAGCGGTCCTCGACCTCGTCGCGAACCGCCGGCTTCGTCGCGTCCATGTCGACGACGAACTGGAGCTTGTTGTCGAAGTCCATCGCGTTCATCGCCTTCTCGGTCACGAGGGGGTGGTCGATGACGTCGCTCATCGGTCTGCCACCTCCGCGAGGCCGCTTTCGGTGAAGACGGTGAGCCGACCGACCTCGCCACCGGGGGCCAGGTCCTCGGCGTTGACCTCCCGACCGGTCGCCACGGTGACGCCGGCCAGGTTGCGGGCGGCCCGCGAGGGACCGCTCTCACTGGAGGTGACCACGAGGACCGAGCTAGGACGCCGGTACTTGCGGCCACGGCGCTTGCCCTGGCCAGCCCGGATGGATCGTCCCTCGTCGGCGCGCTCGATGTCGGCCCCGAGGCCCACGGCCTCGAGGGTGGCGAGTGCCTCCTGGGTCTTCTGCATGTCCTCGAAGTCGTCCTCGAGAACGATCGGGAGGGTCTCGGCGTCGAACTGGTGACCACGTTCGGCGACCAGTTCGGGATCCGTCGTCGCCGCGATGGCGCTGCGGACCGCTGTCTTTCGCTCCTTGTCGTTGATGGTTCGCGTGCGATCCTTCTCGGCTTTCGGCGGGTGGGCCGTGCGGCCCCCGACGGTGTGGGGAACCCGAACGCCCTGTCCCTCCGAGCGCGGCACGTGGGCCATCCCACGACCGCTCCCGAAGGACTCGCCGGACGTTCGCATCCCGGCGTACTCGTCGGCACCGTAGTCCTGTCGACGGTTGGCCTGGGCGGCAGTCACAGCCTGCCGGACGAGGTCCGGTCGGACTGGCTCGTCGAAGACCGTCGGTAGCTCGACGGTCTCGACTTCCTCGCCGTCCAGGTCTCTGAGTGGTACCTGCATGGTTTATCCTTGGTTCGAGGCGGTGCTCACGTGCCGCACCTCGGGATCGAGACGCGGCGACTGGTTCGGCCGTACAGCCGGCCGGAACCGCACCAGGCGCTTCTCCGGACCGGGAACCGATCCTTCGATGAGCGCGTACGGGCCCTCGATTTCGCCGTAGTTGGGGAAGCCACCGTCGACGGTGACATCGTCCTCGTCGCCGAATTCGAGGAGCCGCTTGTTGAGTTCAGTTCGCTGGTGGTAGCCGGTCTGCCCCTGCTGGGGGACCGTCGAGCGAACGCGTGAGGGGTTCCACGGGCCGAGGTTGCCGATCCGGCGACGCCAGCCCTGTCGGGCGTGTTTGCCCTTTCGCTTCTGGACACCCCAGCGCTTGACGGGCCCCTGCAGGCCCTTGCCCTTGGTGACGCCCGCGACGTCGAGGAACTCGCCGGCGCGGAACACGTCGCCGAATTCGAAGGCCCCCTCGGCATCGAGGAGGTCGAGGGCGAACTCCACGCGGTCGCCGATCGTGCCGCCGCCGACGCGATTCTCCATCACGTCGGGCTTCTTGCGCGGCACGCTCGGCACCTCGGCGGGAACCGTATAGGAGACGACGCGCACGTCGTCGACGGATCCGTCTTCGAGGGCCGCAGTCAGTGTGTCTCTGTTCTCGTCCTGTGCACCGTCCGGTAGGGAGACAGCTCGATCGAGGTCGGGATGGGCGTTCTCGGCCCAGACCTCAGTGAGGGGACGTTTCCCGTAAGCCGTGTCTTCGTACGCACGCACGGCTGCTACGCGCATGGGCGGGGTCTCC
This region of Halodesulfurarchaeum sp. HSR-GB genomic DNA includes:
- a CDS encoding 50S ribosomal protein L22, yielding MGISYSVDVDPESSAKGMLRDRPMSLKHSKAIARAIKGRTVEEAEAYLEAVAAGEQSVPFKQHNSGVGHRGDIDGWDAGRYPEKATAAFQSLLGNVSNNAEQAGHEPAEMEIAHVAAHKVGEQEGRKPRAFGRASPWNTTQVDVEMIVVDPEAGEQ
- the rpl4p gene encoding 50S ribosomal protein L4, whose translation is MQVPLRDLDGEEVETVELPTVFDEPVRPDLVRQAVTAAQANRRQDYGADEYAGMRTSGESFGSGRGMAHVPRSEGQGVRVPHTVGGRTAHPPKAEKDRTRTINDKERKTAVRSAIAATTDPELVAERGHQFDAETLPIVLEDDFEDMQKTQEALATLEAVGLGADIERADEGRSIRAGQGKRRGRKYRRPSSVLVVTSSESGPSRAARNLAGVTVATGREVNAEDLAPGGEVGRLTVFTESGLAEVADR
- a CDS encoding 50S ribosomal protein L23, coding for MSDVIDHPLVTEKAMNAMDFDNKLQFVVDMDATKPAVRDEVEDRYDVSVLDVNTMITMNGTKKAIVTLSEDDDAQDVASRIGVF
- a CDS encoding 50S ribosomal protein L2; amino-acid sequence: MGRRIQGQRRGRGTSTFRAPSHRYKAELSHKVEEEGDLLVGEVTDIEHDPARSAPVARVAFEDGDERLVLAPEGIGVGDRIEVGVSAAIEPGNTLPLAEIPEGVPIVNVEAQPGDGGKYARASGVSADLVTHERDATVVKLPSDEVKRLSPDCRATIGVVAGGGRTEKPFVKAGKKHHKMKSRGTKWPRVRGVAMNAVDHPFGGGGRQHPGRPKSVSKNAPPGRKVGDIGSRRTGRGGN
- a CDS encoding 30S ribosomal protein S19 — translated: MSELRTGREDEAFTYRGYELEELQEMALEEVAELLPARQRRTITRGLSTEHEKLLAEARDAEPEQTADDPIRTHLRDMPVVPEFVGLTFAVYTGQSFERVKVEPEMLGHYLGEFQQTRTQVEHGQAGIGATRSSKFVPLK
- a CDS encoding 50S ribosomal protein L3, which encodes MPQPNRPRKGSMGFSPRKRAQSVVPRFGSWPDDDGQVGLQGFAGYKAGMSHVVMIDDQANSATEGMETTVPVTVVETPPMRVAAVRAYEDTAYGKRPLTEVWAENAHPDLDRAVSLPDGAQDENRDTLTAALEDGSVDDVRVVSYTVPAEVPSVPRKKPDVMENRVGGGTIGDRVEFALDLLDAEGAFEFGDVFRAGEFLDVAGVTKGKGLQGPVKRWGVQKRKGKHARQGWRRRIGNLGPWNPSRVRSTVPQQGQTGYHQRTELNKRLLEFGDEDDVTVDGGFPNYGEIEGPYALIEGSVPGPEKRLVRFRPAVRPNQSPRLDPEVRHVSTASNQG